One Lasioglossum baleicum chromosome 6, iyLasBale1, whole genome shotgun sequence genomic window carries:
- the LOC143209716 gene encoding vascular endothelial growth factor A-A-like, which produces MKVITVCLLIVNLTLWYVECAPPKDDDIFADDMTGCTGTRMKISASMKEAKCMPRKSLVTLTPKIGISYIPNVVSVNRCGGFCANNLSCMPTETILRDFVVRSTRNVPREAMKCHRVYVKEHLRCKCRCKVMKEHCNEQQWYNENKCACECVDHLKEFACDLQKNMVWQPEKCKCTCVKPEEECSTGLEWIPSLCKCAKVM; this is translated from the exons ATGAAAGTGATCACCGTGTGTTTACTAATTGTTAATTTAACATTGTGGTACGTTGAGTGCGCGCCACCGAAGGATGACGATATTTTTGCAGACGATATGACAG GATGCACTGGGACGCGAATGAAGATCAGCGCTTCGATGAAGGAAGCAAAGTGCATGCCAAGGAAAAGTCTCGTGACGTTAACGCCAAAAATAGGAATCTCCTACATTCCTAATGTGGTATCGGTGAACAGATGCGGAGGTTTTTGTGCTAATAATTTATCCTGCATGCCTACGGAAACCATATTGCGGGACTTTGTAGTTAGAAGTACTCGCAACGTTCCGCGCGAAGCCATGAAGTGCCATCGCGTTTACGTCAAAGAACACTTGCGATGCAA ATGCAGGTGCAAGGTGATGAAAGAGCACTGCAACGAACAACAATGGTACAACGAGAACAAATGCGCGTGCGAATGCGTGGATCATTTGAAGGAGTTCGCGTGCGATCTTCAAAAGAACATGGTCTGGCAACCGGAGAAGTGCAAATGCACTTGCGTTAAGCCGGAAGAAGAGTGCTCCACCGGGTTAGAATGGATCCCTTCCCTGTGCAA GTGTGCCAAGGTGATGTGA